The nucleotide sequence AAGAACGATGTTCAGGATGCAGATGGGCTGTTGCGGTGGCTCGCCCTTGGCTACCTTTGGTTCCTTCATGAACAAAGTGCGTCCAACAATGTCGGCATGTTGATCCTTGACTCGTACTGTGAACGGTAGGCGGTTCTCTCGGAAGGCCTTGAATTGCACCTGGAGCTGGTCGCCAGATTTGGTCACTGGCACCAAATTGCCAGCCATCTCGATGTACTGCGGCTTGCCTTCGAGGACCTCGACATCGCGGCTCTTGGCCACTTCTGTGTAGAGCTCATGCTTCTCCAGAGTTTTGTCCTCACGATCGTCGGTCATGCAAAAGACTCGGAGTTTAGCTTCGAATGGTTCTACCTTCTTGGCGAACACCACAAACTTGGCAATAAACGGCACATGGATGACTTCCCTGTATTCAAAGATTCAGAAATTTAGCAAGGAACAACTTAAGGTCTAGAACAGCAAACACTAACTTGTACAGTTCAGTTGCCATTTTGGTGGCATCCGAAATGTTGCGGCAATCCATCAGCCAGAAACGAGCTGATACTGTGGTCGTAAAGGAGACGCAGTCATTGACAAATGTCAAGGGCGTGGAACCGGTGACATCTTCCCATTGAGCACGAGATGGTCCGCCTGGCGATGGATTAGTTAGATGGAATACGGAAACGTTCAATTGCAGGTCTCACGCCTTGGAAAATGGGGTTTACGCATAgactacatatatgtatgtaaaaacTCTTGAAAAAAATCTCTACTGTTGTCTCATTAGCAGATAAATATATTGAATTAATTCCAAAATTGTTGAACTAATTTCTCAAACGAAACCATAAACTCAACACAAAAACGTTTTCAGAGAGAATTACGATTGTGTGTTAATTACAAAGCAATTAGATGGAATAGGAGTAGTATTGAAAAGTATTATTGTATATAGTTTATGGTATTGTATTAAAATCGTATTTAGCGATAAGTATTAGATATAGTATTTAGTATTTTGTGGTTATCTATGGCATGGCATGAGTGTTATGATATAGGTGGAGTCTGTTGAATGTCAAAAGAAGAGTGTACTGTGTGTGTGGGGTGTGAGTTTATGAGGCACTTTGATTTCAAGCATATATTTGGTTAATTTGGTAGGGCTGTAGCATTTACAGAGGTACGAGTACTAGGGTACTTGTTGCGCTTACGTTGAAGCCGTTTCGAAACAACATGCTTAATACTTTggaaaaaactaatttttggctTCTTTTGAATGGAAAATAAGTGAGCGTGTCACGTGTTACTTGTTGTAAATGTGTTCAAATCAACAAAAGATCCAACGAAATGGAATCAAATcattatacaaattatagtAACCGAAACATAATTGAATAGGAATGTATAAAAGAATCGTCAacttattgatatttattttatatgtttatatttgtatGGTACATTAACAAAACACCGTTTGTTATATGATATTATTGAGCTTGCCACAGCGATCGCTTGACTTTAGTTTCTTTCTCAATAGTTGACACTTATTCGGTTTCAGAAAAGTTCTCTTTGGTGCCACAAACAGTAGAAATTCGAAATTGATCATTcttaattatttgatttttcatcTTAAAACAAGAAACAATGTACATAATAGTTCTGCTTTCTTTGAAACGAAATAATATCAACCAACACAAACTGTTAACGTTCAATAAACAACGGATAAACAATCTACAATCAGGTGCACGGCATTCCAACCGAAAATATTAACCAAAATTGAAACGTAAAGCTTGAGAACCTTAACAAGTATGATATGTTAGAATGGAATAAGGATAAGATTCGAATCGGTAACTGATAAATctgaataaatcaaattaatctGGCACGATCTGGTGGCCTTGCTTTAAGTACGGTTTTAATGGCCCAAAGAGCAACTTTAGTTGGCGTTTAGTTTAGCTTACAAAACCTACAAACTCTTTAATGAAATTGTGCAGTTTAGTTATATATTTGGCAACAAACCGCGTGCAGTCAGAAAATCGCTTGGGTAATTCATATTATTGTATGTTAGAGGGAGAGAGGTTAGACAGAGAGAAAGAGAAGGCGGCAAAGACGTTTGCATGACAAGCTTAAGGTTCGAAAAAGTAAATTGGAAAGTTTGCTTACTTCAAAAACTAAGCCGCTTTGAGCTGAAAGCGTTTTCTTGGCTAAGAGAACATTGCCGATCGAGTGGGGCCATGAAAAGACCCCACCAAACAGAAAGTTAACCCTGAGCATCTGGTATAGTAAAcccaaagacgcagcgcagcCCGAATTTAAGCGAATAACTCAACGAAAATTAGGAAATCAATGGGGGCAACTTAAAACAAAGAACTCAATCGAACGAAGTAAGAAACAAGGATTTAAGGCATagaagtttaaaaataaattgtttgaaatatttgcaatagTTTCTTAACAAGAGAAtttatcataaataaaatatgcagaattttcaaattttcttttgtcAAATTTGCTTCTTGGATTTGGTTGTATGCCGCATTTTGCAACACAATAATATTGCTattcttaaaattttatttggttttgtttggcaTAGAACGAAACAACTAAATATGAACAAataacgattttattttgtaaacagtttcaaTTTGAAACTTCATACATGTTTGTGAATTTctgaatttttgtattatttattttagtatttGTGACGTTTGAGTCAGTTTTAGTTACCTTTTAGAGACCTTTTCCGAAACACACCTTCAATGGATTGAGAAAACAGAACGGAATGCGTGCACACGTATGCAATGACGCATTAGTACGAAATTatagaacaattaaataggTTTTCAATCAAGAATTGAATCgaagtttgttttgtttgggtttgtttttgctcaacaagaaatcgaaattgaaatacGAATCGAAATCATCGAAAATTATCAGAACAAACTAAAGCGATACAAAAAACGCAAAACGAACACAGGTTAACGGAACGAACACCGTTTGGCACAATGAAGAGACACACTGAACATGACACTGATCTGGGTTGGGATCGAGCTGAAGTACGAGATATAGTAGGTGTggagtatctgtatctgtttctGTAGCTGTAtctttttctgtttctgtatGCATCTGTGTGGGTGTCAGTGATGTATGAGCGTATCAGAGGAGGCGAATGGTGGCGAATGCTCTACAACTGACTAGGTTTCAAAGGAGATACGAttacgatacgatacgatgCGGGCTACTGCCGGAATAACCCGTTCAAACAACTTATGTTTACGCATCTACAACACAGACACAAGCACAATGTTTCAATTTGAATCGGATGGGACCTACGAACGAATGTTTCTCAATTCAATGTTTCAATTCAATCTCATTCTCATAATGGTTatcataataaatttaattcgGGAGAGTTCCCAGAGTCGTTTTTCTTTGGATTTAGAAGGCAATTTCCACTGTACAGGTTTTGGATATATTAAATATGGCatgtatatggtatatataaaGTACTACGGCTTAGCACATGAGATACTTGTATTCTAAATGTTATAGACAACGAAAACGAATAACGGAAGCACATACGAAACTCAACTCAACGAAAGTATAAGATATAGTTACACTCAAGAAATCATAAACAGGAATGAAGTAAATGAAGGCCTGAGACAGAGTTATATATAGAgatagatagagagagagagagagataggaTGTGGAAGATATCGGGGTTTTGAAGGAGGATCATTAATActaaaaaaaacatcaactAACGTAATGGAAATGTAAGTGGATATACTTCGTAATAGTCGTAATGGTAATTGGTAATTGGTAATCGGTAATCGGTAATGGGTAATAATAACTGCTTGGATCACATCGTACAAACAACACAAAAGACCGGCTCATAGCTGGCGGATCGGTAATGGATCGGCTTCAACTTACCTGTAATGGAGCATAGCAGACGCAGGGTGGGCGTATTGCCCGAGTACTGGTTAATCATACCCTGGCTGTGAGCCTTGGGGGCGGGCATGCTGAGGGTGATGGCCTTGTGGAATTTACGGCGACGCGGCTCGACCGTAACAATTGGGGATACGGCCACGCCGCGACCCAAAAGCTTCGCCGTGAGATCGGGATCAACCGGTTGGGCCTAGAACGAGTGTAACGGATTCGATTGGCACTATAGACAAAAATCGATTTCGATCGGCCACGCTTATACACACAATAGACACTGGCATGAGATGAACGGAAAAGTAGTAAACTTAATGAAAATTGACAAAAGAAAATATCGTATACGAAATATGCGCTTCTTGTTTGTCGTAAGGCAacgaataaaataataatatgaaatgAGTCTTTTGGGCTAAATGGTGAACATTATCAATTCGATTCGACActttgttttttagttttttggtttttttacAATGCTTTTAAGGTGTTTATGCATATTGTTTTCatggttgttgttgtattgAGCAATTGCATGTTTTAGTTAAATTACAGCATAAGTTAACTACAAACGATAACAATGTTCGAGCCCATTTATGTCCCAATAAATTTAGTTATCAAAAAAACTCTGTCTACAACTTAAGCGGCTGGAAAGGAAACTAAGAACTTTATACAATGTACAGAACGAAAAGAAATAATACTATTGAAAATGTTGAGATTTACAGATATCagttaaatgcaaataaaacgtGCGAAAATTTAAACTCATGAGTGGGGCCATTATAAAATCGTTTTTTGCTTACGGCATGGCTAAAATGTTACAACTTCGTTAGGCACTGCAAACCGGACCCAATTGTAACTCTCTAAGTATTTTCACCTCttatcttttcttttttgaaaaAGCAATTGAATGAAAAGTAATCAAATGAAAcgtaattaaaacattttcattggcATAAAGTTTTTGTCGAACTAAATTTATTGGGTAGTACTGCATTTCAGAGAACTTTTAAGTATATAATCTTATGcataaatagataataatcataaataatgtaTGAGTAGCTAAGAGTAGTTAGCATATAAGTAAATGTATCATAATATTCGATATATGTTTTTCATATGTCTTATCAAGTTGGacaattttttgttgctcttgctgTTAATAAGCTAGCCGAAAATCTGCGATTTGACAGACTCGGCTTGATCCATGATCAAATTCAATCGCTTCATTTATAATTGTATTATTGTATGTCACTGTTTAGCAAAGCATTCATGATTAGGATAGCATGAGGATACCGATTCCACAATGGCTCCATTAGCTTAGTGCCGTTAAGTTATTAGAGTGTGTTTCAATATAATCAAACAAAGTGCACATATTTCATACGAGTAATAATAACATTTGGAAACGTTACCCCCAAAGATCGGTTACAGTGGTTTTAGGTTGGGGAAATTGCTACCTATACTACCACTATAATCGAACTTTGGTTAGTTAGATATACCATAATTCACTACACAGGATTTCGGGCGGGTTAACATAGATGGTTACAGTAACTGGATATAGGAGTACTGGTTATAAAtgctcattttcattttggaaAACCTTCTTCGCAttatgttttgatattttttctttgGGAAGTTAAAGATTAAATGCTcgagtatatatgtatgctgATCGATAACGTAATTGGTTTGGACTTTTACTATTTTTCCGTTTAAGCGTAGAATATGAATGCCCTGGTTGATTTACCAAATGAGCGAGAAGCGCTTCTTCTTGGGCACATGATTGACGCTTATTTTGCGCAATTTCTCAGGCGCGACGCCCTTGCGCGGTTTAAAGAGGTTTACCTGTAAGCCAACTTTGATCTTCTTGGTGAGGGCTCCCTGTGGGAAGACGGCCTGCACCTGTGGCACCACGGTGCTTGACACCATGCCGCCCTCCGGTCCAATGGCATGGACCTCCTGGCGTATGCGCGATACGACGGCAAAGTACTGAGGGAAGTCGTAGGTGACAAAGCGGCAGACATGGTTGCCAGCCTGCTCCTCCAGTTGGGCAATCTCTGTAGCGAACAGTTAAGGTTATAGACCAGGACTCCAATAAACTCCATTCTCACTTACCCTCTGGTTCAAAGCACTGCTGCAGGACATCGTGTATGATCTCCTCGGAGTTATCGATGGTGTGCTCCCGCCATGTTTCTCCATTGTCCGATCGCAGTATTATGATCTCGCGCTCCTTGCCACGCAGCGATGCAAAGTGTGGCACCTCCATGACCACTGGCCCAATAAACTTGGTGGAGCAAGGACCCAGTTCCAGGACACGACTGGCCAAAGCCTCGCCCTCCATCAACTGGGGCGGATGCATTGTGCGCTGCGGCTTCACATAACGACAGGTTACCCTGGTTGGCTGACAAGTGGACCTCGAAGGGATGATCATGCGAACGCCACTGTGCCGACAGCCGCGCATTGCTCCTCCACGGGCATCCACCAGGAAGGACACCAAGAAGCTCTTCCAGCTTAACTTGCGACTGCAAAGTAATACGAAATTAGTAAGAGCATAAAGATAGGTTGATCATATCTTTAAAATGATGAAGAACTTTAAAACTTACCCCACATGCGGCGGCTCATCGTGACCAGATCCATTGGCAATGTACACTCCATCCACGGTGGCCTTGGGTGAACTGCCGTAGACTTGGGTCTTGTGGGGACTGATCACCTCCTCCCCAATGGTGGGCGGAACACCAGAGGCATACTCGGCGCTCTGGGTCATCCGGTTGGAGTCCATGCGCTCATCACGGGTCACATCGATGGGCAGCGAGTCGTCGCCTAGGGATTTCATTTCATCAACGGTCAAATAGCGGTATGGTTGATCTGATAGCATATTGTCTTCGCCTAGAGTTTTGATTCGATTTCGATGCGTTTCGAGGGCATTCCgcagcatttgcattttgtttaagCACAAGACAGTCCAATTGGCCATATAgcgttgtagttgttgttgatattattatttgttgtttggTGTCATtggttgtagttgttgtttaAGTGTTGCAGTTGTTGGTTAAAGGTTGGTATTTGTTGAATTGCAGATGAGAGCGCAGTGCATTGAAAATAGAAGAATGCAAATGAGTTTGATTTTAGTCACAAAATTTCGTTAATTGTACATGCTTTACTTGGTAATcgttataataaatatatataagggTGATATAAAGCTAGCATGACCATTATATAGGAGCATTATACATGGATACGATAATAGTGATGGTATAGATACGACACAGTGGAATACATTTCTCATGCCGCGattaaaagcaaattatatttttgtccTTTTTACCCCAAAGTCTGACATCCAACCGAAAAGTTACTGGGATTCacggaaaatatatatatgtttccagtaaattttacttttgaaaagtatatatttcttttttgccaaaatagatTTAAAATCCATTTCCGTATTAACAGTCgacaaaaatataaatctaTTGCCAATCAAAAAAAAGGACATTATAAGGGGTCTGTACTCCTTTGCCCAATTACAACGTCAAGAAATAGTGTACATTTATACATTTCAGCTCCATATAAAGTGCCATGAGTATGCCAAAGTTTTATAGACAATTTATCAAGCCAATCACGATCCATCCAATTGCAACCAATTAGTGCACTTGATAACGGCCAGCACTTAAGATAGGAATACGAATACGAGTATACAAGTGTACGGATACTGATACGGGATTTTCCAAGTGGCCCTGGGCACTTACTGGAGACATAGTGCTTGTCGCCCTGGTAGTACGGCAGATAGATTGGCCCGAAGCCGTACTCGTAGCCAGCGTCCAGTTGCCAGTTAGTGTCACCTGACACACACATATGAAAGAGCGGGGATTCACTTAGGACTATCGTAAACTATGTAACTATGGGTAGTGCTCAGTGTCTGGTGTGCTGGCTGACTAGCTGGGCAGTGATCTTGTGACCTTGTGGCTTATGGTTTAAGTGGTTAAGTGAATGCTAATGAGTATACGTACCGCCCTCTTCCTCGGAGTCGGACATGAAGGATTCGTGCATGGCCTCGGGAGCCACCACGCGATACTTCTCCTCGGCTTGggaaggagcagcagctgtttCGTCCTCCTTGGTGATGGTTTTCAACGAGTCTAGGACACTTATGTAGCCCAGTTTGCGGGCAATGTGCAAAGGCGTCTGTCCATTGACCGTCTGAGCGTTGGCATTAGCCTTGTGCTCCAGCAGGAGATTCACAATATGACAATGACCCTGCTGGGCGGTCTGATGGAGCGGAGTATAGCCAATTGAGGTGGCCGCATCCACATTGGCGCCATTCTGCAGCAAGAAACGCACCATGTTGGCCTGCCCAAAATGTGAGGCCACATGCAAAGGAGTGTAGCCTGCCTTGGTGGCCATGTCGATATTGGCGCCGTTCTTCTCCAGAATCTCAGCCACATTCACATTATCCTCCTGGGCACACAGATGCATGGGAGTTAGACCATTCTTAGCCGGATGATTGACGGCGGCCTTGTGCTCGATCAACAGATTGGAGATCTCGGCATGACCCTCCTGGCTGCTCAAATGGAGTGGAGTAAATCCGGCTTTGCTCTCGGCATTGGCCAAAGCGCCATATTCCAATAGAGTAGTAGCTATGTCCATCTGGTTCTTCCTTGCGGCAATATGGAGCGGGGTATGTCCATTCTTAGCCGTGGCATGTGGACTTGCTCCCTTCTCCAGAAGCAACAGGGCAACCTGCTGGTTATTGTAGTGGCAAGCCACATGCAACGGGGTGACACCGTTCTTGCCCTGCGCATCCACATCTGCCTCCTTTTGGAGCAACAACTGGGCAACCTTAATGTGTCCATATTTGGCCGTCAAGTGAAGTGGAGTGAATCCCTTCTTGGTGGCGGCATCCAAGGCGGCGCCGTTCTCAATTAGTACAGCGGCCACCTATAGAAAGTTACAAAAATTCACATAAATATTTCTCCCTCAGGACTACATGTTAAAAATCAGATTTCCAAAAATTGTTCTCAAAAAATCATAATAccaaaatacataaaaaaagaGTTGCAACATTTATTCGAAAACAAAACGgcaaaaagaaacaacaacacaagAGTTATAAAACAACTCATAATACCGATTCAAGTACAAAACTCAAAAAGCCATGaggaaaacttaaaatcaaatgaaaaactCCTGATGGCGTATCCAAAACAGTTGCATCAGATAAACGGTGTCGATGTGGTCGGTGATCTTTTTCGCAATCAGATCTTTTACCTCATCCTGGCCCTCCTTGGCAGCGATGTGAAGTGCCGTGTACATGTCCTTGGTGGTTGCGTCCACTTGGGCGCCATGTTGCAGCAGAAGCATCACGATGTCTACATTACCCAGTCGCGAAGCGATGTGCAGCGGTGTCTGTTGCTCTCGGGCACGAGCGTCCACCTGGGCGCCATTGCGCAGCAGGATTCGAATGATGTCGGTCTGGAATGGAATAGGTAAAGCCACAAGGAAAGTTATATTAATACCTAAACAATACATAAAGCTGTATCAGTATTTAAACACTACACAACATTTTTGAGGTAGTATATTTCAGACATTTTGCCGAATAAAACGGCAGTGCTAATACTAGCCTTTAAACTCATGACTCACCTGGTTGGCTCTGGCGGCCAAATGGAGTGGCGTTTCTCCGCGCACAGTGGGCACATCGGGACTGGCATCGTGCTGCAGCAGATAGATGACAATGTTCATGCAACCCATAAAGGCGGCCACATGGAGCGGAGTAAGTCCACTCTCTGTCGTGGCACTAATGCTGGCACCATGTCGCAAGAGCAACTCTACCACCTTCAAGCGGTTCTTCTTGCAGGCAATGTGCAGTGGAGTGAATCCATTCAAAGCCCTTGCATTGGCATCAGCATTCCGATCTAGTAAAAGCTTAGCCACCCTAACATGACCACAGTGAGCAGCCACATGAAGAGCAGTGAGATAATCCACTGTCACCTCGTCGACGGGAGCACGATGGTACAAGAGGATGCGGGCGGCATCAACATGCTCACCCTGGGCGGCCATATGGAGGGGTGCCAAACCATTTTTGGTCTTGGCAGAGATGGGAGCTCCTCGTTCGAGTAGCATGTCAACAACTTGCTCATGACCCGAGCGAGCGGCGCAATGGAGCGGAGTAAGTCCGTCCCGGGTCTTTGCCTCGATGTTACCACCTTTTTCCAAAAGCAGGGAAACCATGTTGGTCTTACCCCACTTAGCAGCCACATGCAGCGGACTGATGTTGTGCTTGGCCGAGTAGTTGACATCGGCGCCCTTCTGGATGAGTAGGTTGGCGATGTTTTGGTTACCATAATGGGAAGCAATGTGCAGCGGGGTGAAGCCCGACTTGGAAGTCACGTCCGGATTATGGTCATTCTGAAAAGCAGGGAAAGAATTAAAGTTATATGCAGTTTGTTGAAGTTGAAAAACTTTGTTATTACATCGAGAAGCAGAGTCGCTGCCTTGACGTCGTCCTTTTTGGCGGCAATGTGCAGCGCAGGAAGCCTGACCTTTCCACGAGTATCACTCTCGAGGAGGACAGCAACGACTTTGTCATGACCCTGCTGCATGGCCACCGCCAGTGGGGTGAAGCCATCCTCGGTGGCCAGACTCTGGTTGGCTCCGTTGGACAAAAGGAGACGCACCACAGCATCGTGGTTCTCCTGGGCAGCCATGTAGAGTGGAGTGAATCCATTCTGGGATTGCACATTTACGGAGGCATTGTGCTCCAGCAGTAGCTTCACCACCTCCTCCTGTCCAGCCAATGAGGCGATGTGGAGGGCAGTGTTTCCCTTTTTGGTGGCACTATCCACAATCGCGCCCCTACGAAGGAGTTCCGAGACGACGTGGATGTGGCCATCCTTGGAGGCCAGGTGCAGGGCATTCAAGCCATTCtaaagaaaagaaatcatGGAACCAGTAAGAAATAAGTCCTTAAATAATATTTCGTTACTGCTTACCGCATTGCTGGTGTTAATGTCAATGTTGTTCTTCAAATGCTCGAGCACTCGCTCCAGATTTCCGGCGCGAGCGGCACGCAGGAAGGAAGTGTTTCCATCGCCCTAGAAAATAAAGTTTCATAAGTTCAAATATCGTTTTTCATATTCATAGTTTATTGCATAGGTTACTCATAAACAAGGTTTgttaataaacataataacAGTTTCAGTTCGCTCAAGTAATATACCCCAAATGCAAATAGCCAAATTCACGGCAGTAAAATATTGCGTTTATTTCGCACAGTTTTCAAATGAGGCAAAGGTCAACCAGAAGTAATGGCCTGACAGCTTATCAACCGCAATGCAATATATCTTCGCCCAAGTTTCCGTTGCTCCGGAAAACTTTACATGTACTTTTCGGCTAGTTGCGTGCTAGTTGCGTATTCATCACCTGCTGTGTGGGTGGTTACCAAGAAAAAAGAGGGGGGGTTGGAGTTTTTTCGAACGTTGCTAGGTTGCGCAACTCCAAGTTTGGTGTCCGTTTAGGAGTAGAATAGTTACAAATTGCTATTATAATGCACCTGCTCGCTGCAAGTTCAATTTACAGGGGTCAAGGCGAGGGGTCACCATTTACAGCTTTTCCGGCTTTTGATGCAGGTGTTCGTGTAATTCGTTCTAATGGCCAACGCCCACCcactgaaatgaaaaaaaccATCCACCCACTCGCCGGAGCTCAGCTGTCGATGgtggtttttgtttatgtttttctcTCCCCATTCCCTTCACGTTTTTCGATATCGAAAATGACGTCATGTCGCGTTTTCAAACTGCAACTGGAAGTCGGCAAATCGGACGAATTTTCGCACTGGAAGTGAGCGAAAAATCGCTGGAGAGTGACCGCAGCTCAGACACCCGGTAGACCTGCTTCCTGAGCATTAACTCCTCTCCACATTAACCCAATCCCAATGCACCACCCACCCGCAAAAACCATTCAGCCATCCACCCACCGCCCCATGACAAACAAGGAAGTGTGTGAAGGATATACACAAgcggccaaaaaggaaaactcaTTTCACATGCCCTGGGCATACATATGAATTCAAAAGGAACTTGTTTGCCCTGTCTACTTCCTGAAGTCTGTTTGTTCGGGTGCACAGGCAAATATTATGACCAAAATGGTTAATATTTTGCTTATTGTTGGTCATTAAAAGCTATAGTAATTACAGGACATATATGTGATACACCAATTCTATCATTAAAGAATTACTGCGATTTTGTATTAACAATAGTTTAGGTTAagcatatttaaaaatatagaaatatgtcctatttataatatttttgaagactttatgtttaataatagtaaaaaaaaagaaacatttataatatttttttccaaatagtttgtttttacgtttttttgGTTTCCTCTTTATGAAATGAGGTCATATTGATAAGGAAGTTATACTTTTTTCTGCCTGTAGGGCGAGGTGATTCCCAGACATGTTCCGAAAGTTCAAAGGTTCTTGGGCCCGGCCTCGCTCCCCGTTTTCGTCATTGTATAACGAGGGGCAAATTGAGTGCTCGACCAAAGGAGTTTCGCCTTGAAGTGGGTTTGCTTTGAACTTGTGTGGCCAAGTTGGTACTTGGCAACAAGCTTCAGGCCTAATCGAAGACCAAGTGCCAGTGCTTAGCAGGAGCAACAAACAATCTCTTAATGCAGCCAGATGAAAAAGTGAGTCATGTATTATGGATTTTTTCCCCCATCTTGGCCCGAGTGTCGCATGTCATCATTAGGTTTAACCTAAATCTCGATTACCTTACTGTGCTGCCAGCAATACACGCACGCACCACACCCAGTTCCGATTAAAAAAAGGACAGTGGTGGTGCCACTCACTGAGAGCCACCATCTGGCTCAAATTGCGATTGGTTAGTACAGTAGTTATTTTTGGATCATTAAGGCTAAAATCAGAATTGCCTGCAACGCCCTTTAATTAAATGCGCTATTTTAATGCagtgaaaaatcaataaacttGATTGGCAGCTACGAAAAAAGTGTTACTACCCTTAAGTTTcgcataaaaaaaaggagttTTTCCCTTGCAACTCCGATAGATAGTGCTATTCATAGGACTTTTCTCCCAAATTACTGCACTTTTTCAGCCAGACAACGAAAAATCGATAATTCGCAAAATGGACGCCAACATGGCTGCTCCCCAGAATCTCCACAGTGGCCCCGAAAAGTACACCACACGATGTGAAAAACCATgatgaaaatttcattttaccTGTGCTCCATTTTCGGTGACCATTTTTTCACAATTGCCAATGGTAAAATGCCCGTCTTGAATTGATTTCAGCGATTAATTGGTGTAGAGAAATTGTGTAAGCGGCGCGTATGTCGTCACTGCAGATTAGTCATATTTTTTCACGAGGCCTGGAACTTTTCTTCACCGTTAGCAGAGGCGGAAAACTCGCACTACTTGAAGATTTTTGCTCGAGACCTTATGCTCTTCGTTTTCGCTGAATTATTAATGCACTCCTATCGATTTTTCCTTAGACTTTATGTAAGCTATATGTACACGAGTGCATGAGTGTGCGAGAGGGTGTGTTCGT is from Drosophila melanogaster chromosome 3L and encodes:
- the Ank2 gene encoding ankyrin 2, isoform N, which gives rise to MVTENGAQGDGNTSFLRAARAGNLERVLEHLKNNIDINTSNANGLNALHLASKDGHIHVVSELLRRGAIVDSATKKGNTALHIASLAGQEEVVKLLLEHNASVNVQSQNGFTPLYMAAQENHDAVVRLLLSNGANQSLATEDGFTPLAVAMQQGHDKVVAVLLESDTRGKVRLPALHIAAKKDDVKAATLLLDNDHNPDVTSKSGFTPLHIASHYGNQNIANLLIQKGADVNYSAKHNISPLHVAAKWGKTNMVSLLLEKGGNIEAKTRDGLTPLHCAARSGHEQVVDMLLERGAPISAKTKNGLAPLHMAAQGEHVDAARILLYHRAPVDEVTVDYLTALHVAAHCGHVRVAKLLLDRNADANARALNGFTPLHIACKKNRLKVVELLLRHGASISATTESGLTPLHVAAFMGCMNIVIYLLQHDASPDVPTVRGETPLHLAARANQTDIIRILLRNGAQVDARAREQQTPLHIASRLGNVDIVMLLLQHGAQVDATTKDMYTALHIAAKEGQDEVAAVLIENGAALDAATKKGFTPLHLTAKYGHIKVAQLLLQKEADVDAQGKNGVTPLHVACHYNNQQVALLLLEKGASPHATAKNGHTPLHIAARKNQMDIATTLLEYGALANAESKAGFTPLHLSSQEGHAEISNLLIEHKAAVNHPAKNGLTPMHLCAQEDNVNVAEILEKNGANIDMATKAGYTPLHVASHFGQANMVRFLLQNGANVDAATSIGYTPLHQTAQQGHCHIVNLLLEHKANANAQTVNGQTPLHIARKLGYISVLDSLKTITKEDETAAAPSQAEEKYRVVAPEAMHESFMSDSEEEGGEDNMLSDQPYRYLTVDEMKSLGDDSLPIDVTRDERMDSNRMTQSAEYASGVPPTIGEEVISPHKTQVYGSSPKATVDGVYIANGSGHDEPPHVGRKLSWKSFLVSFLVDARGGAMRGCRHSGVRMIIPSRSTCQPTRVTCRYVKPQRTMHPPQLMEGEALASRVLELGPCSTKFIGPVVMEVPHFASLRGKEREIIILRSDNGETWREHTIDNSEEIIHDVLQQCFEPEEIAQLEEQAGNHVCRFVTYDFPQYFAVVSRIRQEVHAIGPEGGMVSSTVVPQVQAVFPQGALTKKIKVGLQVNLFKPRKGVAPEKLRKISVNHVPKKKRFSLIW
- the Ank2 gene encoding ankyrin 2, isoform W, with the translated sequence MAQFVTHIQPTLMEASQGHVPHHHGHQVGVQHSSHLPHSGHNMPSPPTHNHHHAHGHGHHTSSGGHHGGAGGHSQKQAAHHSTTSGHAAKGQHHSPPSRIHSPPTEHHPDHVGHYEYFQHQHEQIFHHEGANGGASHKQQTHHHPNKHEHCPTGHQSAGDGNTSFLRAARAGNLERVLEHLKNNIDINTSNANGLNALHLASKDGHIHVVSELLRRGAIVDSATKKGNTALHIASLAGQEEVVKLLLEHNASVNVQSQNGFTPLYMAAQENHDAVVRLLLSNGANQSLATEDGFTPLAVAMQQGHDKVVAVLLESDTRGKVRLPALHIAAKKDDVKAATLLLDNDHNPDVTSKSGFTPLHIASHYGNQNIANLLIQKGADVNYSAKHNISPLHVAAKWGKTNMVSLLLEKGGNIEAKTRDGLTPLHCAARSGHEQVVDMLLERGAPISAKTKNGLAPLHMAAQGEHVDAARILLYHRAPVDEVTVDYLTALHVAAHCGHVRVAKLLLDRNADANARALNGFTPLHIACKKNRLKVVELLLRHGASISATTESGLTPLHVAAFMGCMNIVIYLLQHDASPDVPTVRGETPLHLAARANQTDIIRILLRNGAQVDARAREQQTPLHIASRLGNVDIVMLLLQHGAQVDATTKDMYTALHIAAKEGQDEVAAVLIENGAALDAATKKGFTPLHLTAKYGHIKVAQLLLQKEADVDAQGKNGVTPLHVACHYNNQQVALLLLEKGASPHATAKNGHTPLHIAARKNQMDIATTLLEYGALANAESKAGFTPLHLSSQEGHAEISNLLIEHKAAVNHPAKNGLTPMHLCAQEDNVNVAEILEKNGANIDMATKAGYTPLHVASHFGQANMVRFLLQNGANVDAATSIGYTPLHQTAQQGHCHIVNLLLEHKANANAQTVNGQTPLHIARKLGYISVLDSLKTITKEDETAAAPSQAEEKYRVVAPEAMHESFMSDSEEEGGEDNMLSDQPYRYLTVDEMKSLGDDSLPIDVTRDERMDSNRMTQSAEYASGVPPTIGEEVISPHKTQVYGSSPKATVDGVYIANGSGHDEPPHVGRKLSWKSFLVSFLVDARGGAMRGCRHSGVRMIIPSRSTCQPTRVTCRYVKPQRTMHPPQLMEGEALASRVLELGPCSTKFIGPVVMEVPHFASLRGKEREIIILRSDNGETWREHTIDNSEEIIHDVLQQCFEPEEIAQLEEQAGNHVCRFVTYDFPQYFAVVSRIRQEVHAIGPEGGMVSSTVVPQVQAVFPQGALTKKIKVGLQVNLFKPRKGVAPEKLRKISVNHVPKKKRFSLIW